In Rhizobium sp. NXC24, the following proteins share a genomic window:
- a CDS encoding dienelactone hydrolase-related enzyme: protein MYHSWLDRWDERRARRGEEGKERTALVLDSARAFPGAKKITNLEEFGVLANQAVADPSFFDEPGRNDQGFQRQDGWLKFPSDMFTDVEENNVVWAKITESGSFDQVMVIFHHWNASGRNRQIANFFSKRDITVVEIAMPYHFERSRPGAAHADYMLSPNLGRTIQSVRQAVWDGRKLIRWLKSQGYREISVLGMSLGSWVAGLIAAHDANVSKASLFLTAGSLADMVWTGRATRSIRESLEPEMKLTDLRRAWAPLNLENYVQNLARPDLALHVVLAKRDKVVLPDLSQRFMQSLKDAGAQPNVLELNCGHYSLAMPPYILLAGLSLKGFLSSADQSARRG, encoded by the coding sequence GTGTATCATAGTTGGCTAGATCGTTGGGATGAGCGGCGGGCGCGGCGCGGCGAGGAGGGGAAGGAAAGAACGGCCCTCGTCCTTGACTCGGCCCGCGCCTTTCCAGGCGCCAAGAAGATCACAAATCTCGAGGAGTTTGGTGTTCTTGCGAACCAGGCGGTGGCTGATCCGTCGTTCTTCGATGAGCCGGGGCGGAACGACCAAGGCTTTCAAAGGCAAGATGGGTGGCTCAAATTTCCATCGGACATGTTTACCGACGTTGAAGAAAACAATGTCGTTTGGGCGAAAATTACAGAAAGCGGATCGTTCGATCAGGTGATGGTGATTTTTCACCATTGGAATGCAAGCGGCCGAAATCGCCAGATTGCCAACTTTTTCTCGAAGCGTGACATCACGGTTGTCGAGATTGCGATGCCCTATCACTTCGAGCGCAGTCGTCCAGGCGCAGCACACGCTGATTACATGCTTAGCCCTAATCTCGGTCGGACGATCCAGTCCGTGAGGCAGGCCGTTTGGGATGGCCGAAAACTCATACGTTGGTTGAAGAGCCAAGGCTATCGAGAAATTTCGGTTCTCGGTATGAGCTTGGGTTCATGGGTTGCAGGGTTGATTGCTGCGCACGACGCGAATGTGTCGAAAGCCTCGTTATTTCTGACCGCGGGAAGTCTCGCTGATATGGTTTGGACGGGGCGAGCGACACGATCGATACGTGAAAGCCTCGAGCCTGAAATGAAGCTGACTGACCTCCGCCGGGCTTGGGCGCCGCTCAACCTCGAGAACTACGTGCAAAATCTCGCACGACCGGATCTCGCCCTTCATGTTGTTCTCGCCAAACGAGACAAGGTGGTTTTGCCCGATCTATCACAGAGGTTCATGCAAAGCCTGAAGGACGCGGGCGCTCAGCCAAATGTCCTGGAATTAAACTGTGGTCATTATTCCCTTGCCATGCCGCCCTACATTTTGTTGGCCGGATTAAGCTTAAAGGGGTTTCTGTCGAGCGCCGACCAATCGGCCCGGCGAGGATGA
- a CDS encoding single-stranded DNA-binding protein translates to MGTTNQLTLRGNVGQEPRQIGKTVKLSVATDRSWVDSEGQRKSVSDWVTVTFFEGKMADFVLRHVHKGDKVLVQARVSESSYQKDGLTHYTTDVIAEDIDIFVPGSTSRDQ, encoded by the coding sequence ATGGGAACCACGAACCAACTCACGCTGCGTGGAAATGTTGGCCAGGAACCGCGGCAGATCGGCAAGACCGTGAAGCTCAGCGTCGCCACTGATCGGTCGTGGGTCGACAGTGAGGGCCAACGAAAATCGGTGAGCGATTGGGTCACCGTCACCTTCTTCGAGGGAAAGATGGCGGACTTTGTCCTGCGCCATGTTCACAAAGGCGACAAGGTGCTTGTCCAGGCCCGAGTTTCCGAAAGCTCGTATCAGAAGGATGGCCTAACCCACTACACCACGGATGTGATCGCCGAGGACATCGACATTTTCGTGCCCGGCAGCACGAGTCGCGATCAGTGA
- a CDS encoding thermonuclease family protein, with product MASQGIALTTPLVAQARNSTLDADTAPDIYTPGDSKATNPMRVVVVSPTTLEDVETKQTYRLYGDACDMGQTATLGKQTWPCGVVAMAWLVSATLDKWVVCSPIRKDETIIVGRCATGEMADIASEMLKAGIAITLPDPPDRRIPSYAQLERDARKSHRGIWASTFQMPWLYRKSSPPNP from the coding sequence ATGGCATCCCAGGGCATAGCCCTGACAACGCCCTTGGTCGCCCAAGCGCGGAACTCCACTTTGGACGCCGACACGGCGCCCGACATCTATACGCCGGGCGACAGCAAGGCGACCAACCCAATGCGGGTCGTCGTCGTCTCGCCCACGACATTAGAGGATGTCGAAACCAAGCAGACATACCGGCTATACGGCGACGCATGCGACATGGGTCAGACCGCGACGCTCGGCAAGCAGACGTGGCCATGTGGCGTTGTCGCCATGGCATGGCTCGTCAGCGCAACTTTGGACAAATGGGTTGTCTGCTCGCCGATCCGGAAAGACGAAACGATCATCGTCGGCCGCTGTGCGACCGGCGAAATGGCAGACATCGCAAGCGAGATGCTGAAAGCTGGCATAGCCATCACCCTCCCCGACCCTCCCGATCGCCGTATTCCGAGCTATGCCCAGCTCGAACGTGATGCGCGCAAATCCCATCGCGGTATTTGGGCCAGCACCTTTCAGATGCCTTGGCTCTATCGGAAATCCTCACCTCCAAATCCATGA